Within Gemmatimonadota bacterium, the genomic segment GCAGTTCGGCGCGCCGGTGCACACCGTGCCGGGGAACCACGAGATCTTCGGCGTGGAGCGCACGCGCTCCGGCGTGGAGGCCACGCACCCGCTCTACGGCCGTGCGATGTACCGCGCCTACCGCGGCCCCGACTACTACTCGTTCGACGCGGGGGGCGCGCATTTCGTCGCGCTCAACACCATCGACGTCGATGACCAGTGGTATCACGGGCATGTGGACAGCGCGCAGGTGGCCTGGCTCGCGCGCGACCTCGCGATGGTCCCCGCCGGCGTGCCGGTCATCACGTTCAACCACATCCCGTTCTACTCGGTGGCCGAGCAACTGAACGGCTACACCGAGGCGCCGCCGGCGCCGACGCTCATCACGGTGAACGGGCGCACGACCTACCGGCACACGGTGAACAACGTCGCCGACGTGATGCGCGCGGTGGGGACCCGTCCGTACGCGATCGCCCTCGCGGGGCATGTGCACATCGGCGAGCGGATCGCGTTCGAGCTGGGGGACCGCGTGATGCGCTTCCATCAGGGGGCGGCGACGGTGTCGAACTCGCCGGCCGGCCCGTTCACGTTCCCGAGCGGCGTGACGGTGTACCGCCTGACGGACGGCGTGGTGGACGACGGCACGTTCGTGCCGCTCGAGGCGAAGCCCTCGCCGCGACCGTAGGCGAACGCAGGGCGCGCTCCGGCGCGCTCAGGCGCGCTCAGGCGCGCTCAGGCGCGCTCGCGCGCCGCGCGCGGCCGACACTACAGGGAGAGGCTCCGGCTTGCTCCCCCGTTCCCGCCCTCGCTCACACGACGTGACACCCGGCGCCGCGTACCACACTGTGAGTACGCCGTCACGACGGGACCGACGTATGGGAGCCGCGCGGAACGCATCCCAACGTGTCCCCATGAAAGCGCGCCTCGAACTCCTCGCCCTCGCCGCCAGCGCGACCCTCGCCAGCGCGGCCTTCACCGCCGCCCTCCCCGCCCAGACGCTGGTGCAGGCCGGCCGCGGGACCGTGAGCAGCACGGTGCGCGTGGGGCTGGTGATCCCGCCCCGGCTCCGCTTCCGCGTCACGAACCAGGAGCGGATCGGCCAGGAGGGGGACACCGCCACCTATGCGATGCAGGTGGAGGTCGCGGCGAATCTCGCCTGGACGCTGCACGCGGTGCCGGCCGACGCGACCGGTGTCACGCAACAGCGCGTGAAGGACGAGACCGGCACCTGGCGCCCACTGACCGCCGGCGAGCCGATGGTCACGCTCGCCGCCGACCAGGAGCCGGGCAACTGGCGCCCGGTCCGGATCGAACTGCAGGTGATCGGCGCGCACGGCCCGCGCGTGCTGCCGACCTTCACCTTCGACCTGCAGCCGGCGCGCCGCTGATCGGCGCACCGGTCAACGGCGCGCCGACGGTCGTGCGGTGCTATCGCACCGGCTTGGCCGCCTTGGGGCGGAGCGGCGGCGCTCCGATGGGACGGCCGCGGCGATCGACGATGATCGGCGGGATCTGCCGCACGTCGTTGCCGAGGAAGATCTTCCCGGTGAACTGCTCGCGACTCCCCTCCGCCATGAGGCTCGACGTGAAGGCGAACGAGTCGGCCCCGGCGTTGTCGACGGTGTAGCCGAGGTCGCGGAGCGACTGCACGGTGATGATGCTGAGCGGATTCGCCACGCCGCCGTCGTAGAAGCCGGTCATGAGCTCGCGGTCGAGCACGCCCTCGCGCCAGTGCGAGTTGCGCGTGCCGGCGCCGCCCTGGTTGTTCTCCACCGGGACCTTGCCGCCACCCGTGTAGGTGGAGCCGCCCGTGGCATTGAACGCGGCCACGGCGTTGGCGCCGCTGAAGTGCGTGTCGTTGCCGGTGCCGGTGAGCGGCGAGGGGTTCACGAGGAAGCCCTTGGTCGCCCAGATGGTGCCGATCCCGAGCACATGGCCCATCTCGTGGAGGATGACGTCGCCGAGCCCGCCGCCCGCCTGGAGGTTGTCGAGGTCGGCGGTGTCGAACTGCATGGTGCCGAGCGCGGCGAACGAGACCGGGGCCGCGCGCGAGACGCAGGGCCCGGCGGAGCCGAGGATGTTGTTGACGCCGTCGATCGGAATCGAGGAGGACGACGATGGCGAGGTCGTCGATCGTCTCGTTGATCGCGAAGCTGGAGCCGCAGTCACCGACCTCCAGCTGCAAGGCCTGCGACGCGATGTCACCCGTGATGATCGTCTCCCAGCGCGCCGCGGCGGTGCTGAAGGCGGCGAGTTGCGACGCGGTGGGGACGGAGGCGAAGCGCAGGTTGATGTCGAAGCCCGCGCTCGAGGCCTTGCCCTTGGCCGAGTAGATGGTGGGGCTGTTCGTCACCACGCCGGGCGTGACGACGGTGGCCACCACGACGTTGGCGCCGGCGGCGAGCGTCCAGCTGCCGGCGGTCGCGATGCCGCTCGCGTTGGTGACGGCCGAGGTGGTGCCGATCGTCCCGATGCCGCCGATGGTCGCGAAGTTCACCGTGACACCGGCGACCGGGTCGCCGAGGTCATCGACGACGGTGAGCGCCGGCGCGACGCCGGTGGTGGCACCCGGTGCGGCCACCTGGCCGTTGGGCGTGGTGGGGATGGCGCGCGTGGCGACGCCCACCTGCGCCGCGCGGGCGAGGAGCGTGAAGTTGCCGACCTGCGTGCCGTCGAAGCCGCGCGCCCGGAGGAGATACGTGCCGGCGTTGAGCGTGACGGCGACGCGCGAGTTCGTGTTGGTCGCGCGGATGATGTCGTCGTTCTCGGCGATGAGCGCGAGCGTGTTGAAGTCGTAGATCGACAGCCAGGTGTCGAACGCCGACGACTCCATGTCGAGCACGAGCGGTGTGGTGGAGGCGAGGGTCAGGCGATAGAACTCGTAACGGACCGTGCCTTCGGTGAAGGTCGCCTGGCAGTCGGTCGCGCCAAGGTTGCTCGCGACCGTGACACCGATGGTGATGGGCTGGGCGCCCTCGGCCGCGCAGCGGTCGGCGACGCCGTTGGCGGTGAAGACCACGGGGGTGAGTGCGCCGAGCGAGGCGGTGAGGGTGTTGGCGCCGGCCCCCGCACCGAGGGTCCACGACCCGACGGTCGCGATTCCCGCGCCGTCGGTGACGGCCGTGCCGCCGGTGAGCGACCCGCCGCCCGCCGTGACCGCGAAGGTGACCGTCGCACCCGCGACCGGGTTGCCGAGGACGTCACGCACCTCGACGGCCGGCAGGGTGCCCACGGCCGTGTCCCATGGTGCCGATCTGCCCGTCGGCGGTGTTGCCCGGCGCGACGAGCATCTGCGTGGGGGGACCGGCAAGGGCGGTCGCGGAGAAGAGCGTGATGTTCGGGACGCCGCTCACCGCCGCGGTGACGCGCTGGGGCGCGACCGTGCCGGCGCCGAGGGTCCAGATGGTCTGGGCGAGGCCGGCCGCGTCGCTCGCGACGGACGTGGCGCTCAGGCTGCCGCCGCCGGAGAGGACGGCGAAGGTCACGTCCTGACCGGCCATGGCGCCGCCGAGCCGGTCGGTGATGCGGACGATGATGGGCTGGCCGAGCGTCCCCGAGACGGGGGCCGACTGGAAGTTGCCGCTCACCACGACCGGCGCGACGGCGACCTGCGTGACCGTGACGTCCACCGTCGCG encodes:
- a CDS encoding metallophosphoesterase, coding for MSVRARSLARSLASAVAAASLAARVLAAQASGAPSPAPLVPTASSGVVFEDLDADGMRDAGERGLGGVVVSNQEQVVRTGADGRFTLPRGGYGAVFVVVPRAHRATSAWWMRADAGTLAFALAPAPEPRTLTFVHASDTHIQDGSVARTRRLRALVDSLAPAFTLITGDLVRDALRVGEAEASGYYALFAREAAQFGAPVHTVPGNHEIFGVERTRSGVEATHPLYGRAMYRAYRGPDYYSFDAGGAHFVALNTIDVDDQWYHGHVDSAQVAWLARDLAMVPAGVPVITFNHIPFYSVAEQLNGYTEAPPAPTLITVNGRTTYRHTVNNVADVMRAVGTRPYAIALAGHVHIGERIAFELGDRVMRFHQGAATVSNSPAGPFTFPSGVTVYRLTDGVVDDGTFVPLEAKPSPRP